The Clostridia bacterium genomic sequence TCGTAAAAGCAACGGATCTCATTAGAGTAGATTTTGGTTAAAACCAGCTTGCCAACATATTTATCCGGAACCGAGTAATAGCAGTTATCCACTGTTATGACTGAATTCCGTAATTCGTGCCGCGTCATATGGGGGTAGATTAGGTAATAAATGCGGTCTTTCCAATTCTAGAATGTCTATTGCCGTTTTATCATTAAGACCCTTTTCGTTTCCAGCATTTATATTGCAGAAACGGAACTTAAAACCGTAATATAGCGATAATGCAATGCTTCCGTTGGTTCTCCTTCGGCACCGGCAAGTTTTTTAACAGCCACTCTAGTATTATCGTACACCATCAGTTTGTACACATTGCCCAAATGTTCAAAAAACTTAGCATGGGATTCTAAAAAACAGGCTGTGTCTTGCTTTAGGAATAGAGTTGCATAACGATAGTTTCCGGCGGCACTGGTAAAAACCGCAATCTGTAATTTTATCAATCGACCAGCGATGGTTAATTTTACTTCACCCCAATCAAATTCGCATACCTCACCAAGGGCATAAAGGGCTTGGAATAGTTTTTTTTTCTGTTCCAAGAAGTCAGCAGAGGTCATAGTACTTTGGAGATACGAGCCACAATAGATATGTGGAGGTCTCACAACCAA encodes the following:
- a CDS encoding transposase; the protein is MTSADFLEQKKKLFQALYALGEVCEFDWGEVKLTIAGRLIKLQIAVFTSAAGNYRYATLFLKQDTACFLESHAKFFEHLGNVYKLMVYDNTRVAVKKLAGAEGEPTEALHYRYITVLSSVSAI